A region of the Streptomyces sp. NBC_00442 genome:
ATGAGCGATCGCACGGTGCTGCATGTGAAGGGGCGCGTCCTCGCGGGGCCCGAGGAGGTGCGGGAGGAGCTGTGGGCGGTCGACGGGCGGATCACCTACGAGCGGCCGCCGGGCGAGGCCGTCACCGTCACCGGATGGGCGCTGCCGGGCCTGGTCGACGCGCACTGCCACGTCGGCCTCGACCAGCACGGCCCGGTTCCCGACGAGGTGAGCGAGAAGCAGGCCCTCACCGACCGCGACGCGGGGACGCTCCTGGTGCGCGACGCGGGATCGCCCTCCGACACCCGCTGGATCGACGGCCGCGAGGACCTGCCGAAGATCATCAGGGCGGGCCGGCACATCGCGCGCACCCGCCGCTACATCCGCAATTACGCCCACGAGATCGAGCCCGGCGACCTCGTCGCGTACGTCGCCCAGGAGGCGCGGCGCGGCGACGGCTGGGTCAAGCTGGTCGGCGACTGGATCGACCGGGACGCGGGCGACCTGGCCGCCTGCTGGCCGCGCGGCGAGGTGGAGGCCGCGATCGCCGAGGCGCACCGGCTCGGCGCCCGCGTCACCGCGCACTGCTTCGCCGAGGACTCGCTCAGGGACCTGGTCGAGGCGGGCATCGACTGCATCGAGCACGCCACCGGCCTGACCGAGGACACCGTCCCGCTGTTCGCCGAGCGCGGCGTGGCCATCGTGCCGACCCTGGTCAACATCGCCACGTTCCCGCACATGGCCGACGGCGGGGAGGCGAAGTTCCCCGACTGGGCCGCCCACATGCGGCGGTTGTACGAGCGCCGCTACGACACGGTGCGCTCGGCCTACGACGCCGGGATCCCGGTCTTCGTCGGTACGGACGCGGGCGGCTCGCTGGCCCACGGCCTGGTCGCCGCCGAGGTGGCCGAACTGGTCAAGGCCGGAATCCCCGCGCTCGACGCGCTCTCCGCGACGGCCTGGGGCGCCCGCGCCTGGCTCGGCCGCCCCGCCCTCGACGAGGGCGCCCCGGCCGACCTGGTGGTCTACGACGAGGA
Encoded here:
- a CDS encoding amidohydrolase family protein, whose product is MSDRTVLHVKGRVLAGPEEVREELWAVDGRITYERPPGEAVTVTGWALPGLVDAHCHVGLDQHGPVPDEVSEKQALTDRDAGTLLVRDAGSPSDTRWIDGREDLPKIIRAGRHIARTRRYIRNYAHEIEPGDLVAYVAQEARRGDGWVKLVGDWIDRDAGDLAACWPRGEVEAAIAEAHRLGARVTAHCFAEDSLRDLVEAGIDCIEHATGLTEDTVPLFAERGVAIVPTLVNIATFPHMADGGEAKFPDWAAHMRRLYERRYDTVRSAYDAGIPVFVGTDAGGSLAHGLVAAEVAELVKAGIPALDALSATAWGARAWLGRPALDEGAPADLVVYDEDPRADIRVLAAPSRIVLNGRIVG